A segment of the Streptomyces sp. ITFR-21 genome:
CGGCCGTATCGCCCCAGCCGCGGTCGGTGTCGTCGGGCGACGGGCGGTCTAGTGGGTCGTCGAAAACCAGCCGTCCGGGGCCGCTCGCCCCGGCGGCGGGCCCCCTGCAGGGTGGGGAGGACGCGGCGCCTTCGCCGGTTCCCCCAGCCGGGGACGCGTCATCTCCGGCTCCGGTGTCCGGGGCTCGGTCACGGTCACGGTCACGGGCGGTGCTCATGCGCCCAGAATACGGCGGCCCCGGCGCCGTGGGAGAGCCGTTCGCGGCCAGGCGGACATACGGGGACACGCTGAGTGTCCGTCGGGGGGAAGCGGCCCGGGATACCTGGCCGCAGGAGGACGCACGGACGAAGGCCGTCCCGCGTGCCTCTGTCGGGAGCCGTCCGGGAACCGGGCCTCGACCGAAGCGACCCCGGGTACCGTCCCTGATCGAGCAGGGCTGCGGGAAGGGTCCGTGCCGACGCGAACAGGTCCGCCGATACCCGTTTGCCGTCTGTTCCGCTCCCGCCGGGCTGGGACGTCGACCGCTGCCCGAAGGACGAGTCGACGCGTCCGACGGGCTCCATCATCAGGCGCCGACCGGCTCGGCCGCCGTTCCCGCGGGCATTGTGGAGCAGGTGGATCCGCCCCGGCCACGCGACGGTCAAGGCGTCCAGAGGGTCGACGGCCATCTCGGACGGCAGCCCGACGGCGAAGGTGGAGGCCCGCTCCAGGACCGTGGGCATCGGCCGGCGGCGGGTGGTGCCGGGCTCCGTGCGGGGCGCCATCGACGGGTTGATGCGGGTCCCGGACGCGGCTTGGATCGCGAGCACCCACGTACCGGAGTTCCTCCTCGGGTCCCTGGCGGGCACCTCCACCGGGACCGGTTCGTGAGCGACGATCCGGATCATCGCCAAGACGCGTGACCACGGCGCACGCGGCAATGTGATCGCCTGCGGTGTGCCCTGGGCGAGGCCGACCGCACAAGGCGTCGGCGCCGCGGGTGGTATCTGCGGCATGTGCAGCATTTTCCGAGCACAATGTCGTTGAACGAGGGATCGGAGCAATTTAGGGGAGCATGGAGGGGACACCGGCTTCGCGCGTTGGGGTGCGCGCCGGGCCCGGGCTGCCCCATGGTGTGCTGCATGAGCGATCCCACACTCCCGACCGGTCCGACGGCCGATACGAATACCGCGGCCCGCACCGGTGATGCGGTGCGGCGGATGACGGCACGATGCCGCACCGAGAAGCACCGGGCATCCACACCGCTGGAGCTGTTCTTCGACCTGTGCTTCGTGGTCGCGGTGGCACAGGCCGGCGGGCGGCTGGTGCACGCCGTGGCGGAAGGGCACGCGGGGCACGGGGTGACCGGTTATCTGATGGTGTTCTTCGCCATCTGGTGGGCGTGGATGAACTTTTCGTGGTTCGCCTCGGCGTACGACAACGACGATGTGCCGTACCGGGTGACGACGCTGGTCCAGATCGTCGGTGTGCTGGTGCTGGCGGCCGGTGTGCCGCGGGCGTTCGACGACGGTGACTTCCGGTTCACGGCGATCGGCTACGCGGTGATGCGACTGGCACTGGTCGCGCAATGGCTGAGGGCGGCCCGCGCCGAGCAGGGTGCGCAGCGGACGACGGCACTGCGGTACGCGGCGGGGGTGACCGTCTGCCAGGCGGGGTGGATGACGTTGCTGCTGCCACAGGGGGCACCGCCCGTGTGGGCGTTCGCGCTGCTGGCAGTCGCGGAGATGGCGGTGCCCCTGCTGGCGGAGCGGCGCGCGCCCACGACATGGCATCCGCATCACATCGCCGAACGGTACGGGCTGTTCACGATCATTGTGCTCGGCGAGTCCGTGTCTGCGGCCACTGTCGCCGTCCAGTCCGCCGCCGACGAGGACCAGGCACTGTTGGACTTGCTGCCCATTGCGGCGGGCGGGCTGCTGATCGTGTTCGCGGCCTGGTGGATCTATTTCGCGGTGCCCATCCACGACCATCTGGCGTCCAACAGGGAGGCGTTCCAGTGGGGCTACGGTCACTTCGCCGTGTTCACCTCGGCCGCTGCGATCGGTTCCGGTCTGGAGGTGGCGATTCACCAGGCGGTGGGAACAGCCGATATGTCGACTCGGGCAGCGTCGTCATGGGTGACTGTTCCAGCGGGGGTCTTTCTCCTGACTGTGTGGATGCTGCATTCGCGGCACTACAAGCGGGGGGCGGCGCAGCAGTTGACGTTGCCGCTGGCGGCGCTGGCGGTGACGGCGTGCACGTTCGCAGGTTCGCATGCGGTGCTGTGGGCAGGGCTGGTGTGCGCTGGGGCCGTTGCCCTGGGTGTGTTCCTGGAGGCACGCGTTC
Coding sequences within it:
- a CDS encoding low temperature requirement protein A, with amino-acid sequence MSDPTLPTGPTADTNTAARTGDAVRRMTARCRTEKHRASTPLELFFDLCFVVAVAQAGGRLVHAVAEGHAGHGVTGYLMVFFAIWWAWMNFSWFASAYDNDDVPYRVTTLVQIVGVLVLAAGVPRAFDDGDFRFTAIGYAVMRLALVAQWLRAARAEQGAQRTTALRYAAGVTVCQAGWMTLLLPQGAPPVWAFALLAVAEMAVPLLAERRAPTTWHPHHIAERYGLFTIIVLGESVSAATVAVQSAADEDQALLDLLPIAAGGLLIVFAAWWIYFAVPIHDHLASNREAFQWGYGHFAVFTSAAAIGSGLEVAIHQAVGTADMSTRAASSWVTVPAGVFLLTVWMLHSRHYKRGAAQQLTLPLAALAVTACTFAGSHAVLWAGLVCAGAVALGVFLEARVPK